Proteins co-encoded in one Cricetulus griseus strain 17A/GY chromosome 1 unlocalized genomic scaffold, alternate assembly CriGri-PICRH-1.0 chr1_1, whole genome shotgun sequence genomic window:
- the LOC100752889 gene encoding serine protease 55-like: protein MVNSHGKLEVAVVNITVVMGTRTFSNINLERKQVQKVIVHKDYKPPHLDSDLCLLLLATPVQFNQVKLPICLPQKERSWDRCWMTEWAPTRGYGSTSGLNMHLKKLRVVQIEWKVCAKRVTQLSRNILCAWKEAGTNGKCQGDSGAPMVCANWETRRLFQVGVFSWGITSGSRGRPGMFVSVAQFIPWILEETQREGRALTLSKASRIPLTCVSRCSILLSLGCQILLAAMFAGDISNC from the exons ATGGTGAATTCCCATGGCAA ATTAGAAGTGGCAGTGGTGAACATCACTGTAGTCATGGGGACCAGGACTTTCAGCAACATcaacttggagagaaaacaaGTGCAGAAGGTCATTGTTCACAAAGATTACAAGCCGCCCCACCTCGACAGCGAcctctgcctgctcctgcttgcCACACCAGTGCAATTTAATCAGGTCAAATTGCCCATCTGCCTGCCACAGAAGGAGAGGTCCTGGGACCGGTGCTGGATGACAGAGTGGGCACCTACACGTGGCTACG GCTCAACCAGTGGCTTAAACATGCACCTGAAGAAGCTGAGGGTGGTTCAGATTGAATGGAAAGTATGTGCCAAGAGGGTGACTCAGCTCTCCAGGAACATTCTTTGTGCCTGGAAGGAAGCAGGCACCAACGGCAAGTGCCAG GGAGACAGCGGGGCACCCATGGTTTGTGCTAACTGGGAGACTCGGAGGCTCTTTCAAGTGGGTGTCTTCAGCTGGGGCATAACCTCCGGTTCTAGGGGAAGGCCTggtatgtttgtgtctgtggctCAGTTTATCCCGTGGATCCTGGAGGAGACACAAAGGGAGGGAAGAGCCCTCACCCTCTCAAAAGCCTCAAGAATCCCCTTGACTTGCGTTTCGCGATGCTCCATATTGTTAAGCTTGGGGTGTCAAATactgcttgctgccatgtttGCTGGGGATATATCAAATTGCTAA